In one Acomys russatus chromosome 15, mAcoRus1.1, whole genome shotgun sequence genomic region, the following are encoded:
- the LOC127199088 gene encoding LOW QUALITY PROTEIN: speckle-type POZ protein-like (The sequence of the model RefSeq protein was modified relative to this genomic sequence to represent the inferred CDS: inserted 1 base in 1 codon; deleted 1 base in 1 codon), which yields MPEAADAESWGSTRIRFQKFSCQWTISNFHFXSGGFWRDIRSPTFSSGANGQEKWCLKLHPTGVDKEQRSPVYPALLSCPQSPVWVKFQFWILNVGRDKSNIGESQSVNSFLPGHHRGFKKFILRDFLLSQTHWLLPDDRLTLFCKVSVLGGSYTISGQELSPVINVPSCTLTDDIGELWETSRFTDCCLSVAGHQFRAHKAFLAARSPVFRAMFDHEMEESLSNHVEINDLDPQVFKEMMGFIYTGKAPNLNTLAPAVLAAADKYGLEQLKVMCEDALCRHLSVENAAHTLFLADLHSAQQLEMEALGFITVHASEVSETSGWKEMVNSYLHLVAESYRSLPSAQETFLKSPLKGLKEI from the exons ATGCCAGAAGCCGCAGATGCGGAGAGCTGGGGCTCCACACGCATCAGGTTCCAGAAATTCTCCTGCCAGTGGACCATCAGCAACTTCCACT TATCTGGAGGGTTTTGGAGAGACATTAGAAGTCCAACTTTCTCATCAGGAGCCAATGGCCAAGAGAAGTGGTGTTTGAAACTACACCCGACCGGGGTAGAC AAGGAACAGAGGTCACCTGTTTACCCGGCGTTGCTCAGCTGTCCACAAAGCCCAGTTTGGGTGAAGTTCCAGTTTTGGATATTAAATGTGGGCAGAGATAAAAGCAATATCGGGGAGAGCCAAAGTGTCAACAGCTTCCTGCCAGGCCACCACAGGGGATTCAAAAAGTTCATCCTTCGAGATTTCCTCTTGTCCCAGACGCATTGGCTACTGCCGGACGACAGGCTCACTCTCTTCTGCAAGGTGAGTGTGCTCGGAGGCTCCTACACCATCTCTGGACAGGAGCTGAGCCCTGTGATCAATGTTCCAAGTTGCACGTTGACCGATGACATAGGGGAGCTGTGGGAGACTTCTCGCTTCACAGACTGCTGCCTGTCAGTAGCTGGTCACCAATTCCGGGCTCACAAGGCCTTTCTAGCAGCTCGCTCTCCAGTTTTCAGAGCCATGTTTGACCATGAGATGGAGGAGAGCCTTAGCAACCACGTTGAAATCAATGACCTGGATCCTCAAGTCTTCAAGGAGATGATGGGATTCATTTACACGGGGAAGGCGCCAAATCTCAACACCTTGGCCCCTGCTGTGCTGGCGGCTGCTGACAAGTATGGCTTGGAGCAGTTGAAGGTCATGTGTGAGGACGCCCTCTGCAGACACCTCTCAGTGGAGAATGCTGCTCACACTCTCTTCCTGGCTGACCTCCACAGTGCACAACAGCTGGAAatggaggccctgggtttcattaCAGTTCATGCTTCCGAGGTCTCTGAGACTTCAGGGTGGAAGGAAATGGTGAACTCATACCTGCACCTGGTGGCTGAATCTTACAGATCGCTGCCTTCTGCACAGGAAACTTTCCTGAAATCTCCTCTCAAAGGCCTGAAGGAAATCTAG